The following proteins come from a genomic window of Sorghum bicolor cultivar BTx623 chromosome 3, Sorghum_bicolor_NCBIv3, whole genome shotgun sequence:
- the LOC8062447 gene encoding 2-C-methyl-D-erythritol 4-phosphate cytidylyltransferase, chloroplastic, with amino-acid sequence MELRLCLRLHARLPPSATPPPFPAPAVLPASRRLRTGGSYGVALRRHTRRSSPVIRASIADGEQGVSVKERSVSVILLSGGQGKRMGANMPKQYLPLLGLPIALHSLKTFCQLKEVKEVVVVCDSDYSDVFEGSIENLQIPLKFARPGKERQDSVFNGLQEIDGDSELVCVHDSARPLVSSEDVKKVLEDAAVHGAAVLGVPVKATIKEANSDSFVVKTLDRKTLWEMQTPQVMKPKLLKDGFELVKRDGHEVTDDVSIVEYLKHPVYITEGSYTNIKVTTPDDLLLAERLMNEK; translated from the exons ATGGAGCTCCGCCTCTGCCTCCGTCTCCACGCACGCCTCCCTCCTTCCGCGACGCCACCGCCTTTCCCGGCGCCCGCGGTGCTCCCAGCCTCCCGCCGCCTTCGGACGG GAGGAAGCTATGGGGTTGCTCTTAGGCGGCACACGAGGCGTTCGAGTCCGGTAATCCGTGCTTCAATAGCCGACGGCGAGCAG GGTGTGTCTGTGAAGGAGAGGAGCGTCTCGGTGATCCTCTTGTCCGGAGGCCAGGGAAAGAGAATGGGG GCAAATATGCCAAAGCAGTATCTACCTCTACTCGGACTACCAATTGCATTGCACAG TTTAAAAACATTCTGCCAGCTGAAGGAAGTCAAAGAAGTCGTGGTGGTGTGCGATTCAGACTACAGCGATGTATTTGAAG GTTCTATTGAGAACTTGCAAATACCTCTTAAATTTGCACGCCCAGGAAAAGAGAGACAGGACTCCGTTTTTAATGGACTTCAG GAAATTGATGGGGATTCGGAATTAGTTTGTGTTCATGATTCTGCGAGGCCCTTAGTTTCTTCTGAAGATGTAAAAAAG GTCTTAGAAGATGCTGCAGTACATGGAGCAGCTGTTCTTGGTGTGCCTGTGAAAGCTACAATAAAGGAG GCCAATAGTGATTCTTTTGTTGTAAAAACTCTTGATCGGAAAACTCTCTGGGAAATGCAAACTCCACAG GTAATGAAGCCCAAGTTACTCAAAGATGGTTTTGAGCTTGTTAAACG GGATGGCCATGAAGTCACTGATGATGTATCCATTGTAGAATATCTAAAACACCCTGTCTATATCACTGAAGGGTCTTATACAAACATTAAG GTGACTACTCCTGATGACTTGCTACTGGCTGAGCGCCTGATGAATGAGAAGTAG
- the LOC8062449 gene encoding uncharacterized protein LOC8062449: MFLDGNDDDQEDDAEEGQLLSQYADMFEAQMQHDSAKSLALSEKNSLQAKKNIHHPRLGPGGYEGKEEMFRKMEEEAVAAGNTKVMKLKPRTKRWLFARNLEESGSSLKFAKPETEEAVSRIMKYSEDIEKGSFTPSREKDELSLGLGNPEHPGRVRGLGKHKTWKEGFREDVEMYKKHGRNREESLATLVKTLVAKELQEQGLSTERRSQMEPPRDLVLVGSPPNVQSSQGSNAASASVDHIRVPTRCILLIPIGRGQEMAEVATGLAHPPIPGDIWHHKPVPADYSKVEVHTVNPEYAKHKIEHPTSEGIRELGLLMKQFILWYKKDIVLNVSSPTPSDVHLERVHLEDGAVYSPSHEDHLMHERVPASPTAGEQGVEPGHDETPHEPQIGEPSVARAEPEHEMPHVPHSPHSSTARAEPKRDETPHVPHSPKPSTARAESEHDETPHVPPKPQHSPARPEQGHDEMAQTFQQAPPTHEELLPLVCEAREKIPIMIRSTGSKSFVDMNVSGMYKWYAHDQFKPENQGPNKFAYRMPTDTSDYTTITKYPDVETIKWSKDCPKEYVKGKRFLPNRVLCKMPYGMRRFHDWYYLHVSRTELNVLEAVIPARTFGGPASGIAFDFSDIQSCFHLSSMSMNLIRTWCLMQANFMKSTRSTKAGYVDPMPIAQINFNYPSRWELDAPQLAAGGTLAEKEKIRAAKIREESLKVAAWLAVCLKNLQHFETIWIPYHFNNHWIVIGLDVGMNMAWICDSADFDPHTYKDFMSILITAFRAYVKNHKGRHDPGLGSHLRFKSLCSFPKQRPGSLHCGYYVCAFISNTKGYRRHPELWKEEKGLKRDVYRDDDLLEIVGDLCNFIMDHVVYYKGDYHNPQSDLGSNPLYQHLRQWDRLCLGR, translated from the exons ATGTTTCTTGATGGCAACGATGATGACCAAGAAGACGATGCTGAAGAAGGCCAATTGTTGTCCCAATACGCAGACATGTTTGAAGCACAAATGCAACATGATTCAGCAA AATCTTTGGCCTTAAGTGAAAAGAACAGCTTGCAGGCGAAGAAGAACATCCACCAccctcgtctaggccccggtggCTACGAGGGCAAGGAAGAGATGTTTAGAAAGATGGAAGAGGAGGCCGTAGCTGCTGGGAATACAAAAGTAATGAAATTGAAGCCACGCACCAAGCGTTGGCTCTTTGCCAGGAATCTTGAAGAATCAGGCAGCAGTCTGAAATTTGCCAAgccagagaccgaggaggcagTGTCAAGGATAATGAAATATTCTGAAGACATCGAGAAGGGCTCATTCACTCCTTCTAGAGAGAAGGACGAGCTTAGCCTTGGCTTGGGAAACCCCGAGCACCCAGGCCGTGTCAGGGGGTTAGGGAAACATAAGACCTGGAAGGAAGGATTTCGAGAGGATGTGGAGATGTACAAGAAACATGGTAGAAACCGGGAGGAGAGTCTTGCCACCCTAGTGAAGACCCTAGTTGCCAAGGAACTACAGGAGCAAGGACTGTCTACTGAGCGACGGTCACAAATGGAGCCGCCTAGGGATTTGGTTCTAGTTGGTAGCCCTCCAAATGTTCAAAGCAGCCAAGGTTCCAATGCAGCCTCCGCCTCAGTCGATCACATACGGGTGCCAACTCGTTGCATCCTGTTGATTCCCATCGGTAGGGGACAGGAGATGGCTGAGGTCGCAACGGGTCTGGCACATCCTCCAATTCCAGGCGACATCTGGCACCATAAACCGGTCCCGGCCGACTATAGTAAGGTTGAGGTGCATACCGTGAATCCCGAGTACGCGAAGCATAAGATTGAACACCCAACTAGCGAGGGGATTCGTGAGCTTGGACTACTCATGAAACAGTTCATCCTATGGTACAAAAAGGATATTGTGTTGAATGTTTCCTCGCCAACTCCAAGTGATGTACACCTGGAGAGAGTCCACCTTGAGGATGGAGCGGTGTATTCACCGTCTCATGAGGACCACTTGATGCATGAGAGGGTACCGGCTTCTCCAACCGCTGGTGAGCAAGGGGTCGAGCCAGGGCATGATGAGACGCCACATGAGCCTCAAATAGGTGAACCTTCTGTAGCTCGTGCGGAGCCAGAGCATGAGATGCCACATGTGCCTCATAGTCCGCATTCTTCTACAGCTCGTGCCGAGCCAAAGCGTGATGagacaccacatgtgcctcatagCCCAAAACCTTCTACAGCTCGTGCCGAGTCAGAGCATGACGagacaccacatgtgcctcctAAGCCACAACATTCTCCAGCTCGCCCCGAGCAAGGCCATGATGAGATGGCACAGACTTTTCAACAAGCACCGCCGACACATGAAGAACTACTCCCTCTAGTATGTGAAGCTCGTGAAAAGATCCCCATCATGATAAGGTCGACAGGGTCAAAATCTTTTGTGGATATGAATGTCTCGGGTATGtacaagtggtatgctcatgacCAGTTCAAGCCTGAGAACCAAGGCCCGAACAAATTTGCCTACAGGATGCCCACTGACACCTCAGACTACACAACGATAACAAAGTATCCAGATGTTGAAACCATCAAGTGGTCAAAGGATTGCCCGAAAGAATATGTAAAAGGCAAACGTTTCCTACCAAACCGGGTCTTGTGTAAGATGCCATATGGAATGAGAAGGTTCCATGATTGGTACTACTTGCATGTTTCACGTACAGAACTGAATGTGTTGGAAGCAGTAATACCTGCTCGCACATTTGGAGGCCCTGCTTCGGGTATTGCCTTTGACTTCAGCGACATCCAATCATGCTTTCACCTTAGTTCAATGTCGATGAATCTGATTCGCACTTGGTGCCT AATGCAAGCAAACTTTATGAAATCTACACGCTCAACGAAAGCCGGGTATGTAGACCCTATGCCTATAGcacaaataaattttaattacccATCGAGATGGGAATTGGATGCGCCACAGCTAGCTGCTGGAGGGACGTTGGCGGAGAAAGAAAAGATCCGTGCGGCCAAAATAAGAGAAGAGTCTCTTAAGGTTGCGGCATGGCTTGCCGTATGTTTAAAGAATCTCCAACACTTCGAAACAATATGgattccataccacttcaa CAATCACTGGATAGTCATAGGTCTCGATGTCGGGATGAACATGGCATGGATTTGTGATTCTGCAGATTTTGACCCTCACACATATAAAGACTTCATGTCAATTCTCATTAC GGCATTCAGGGCCTatgtcaagaatcacaaaggaaGGCATGATCCAGGTCTGGGGAGCCACTTGCGTTTCAAATCTCTATGTTCG TTTCCCAAGCAAAGGCCAGGGAGTCTGCATTGTGGATACTATGTATGTGCTTTCATCAGTAACACAAAAGGCTACAGGAGACACCCTGAATTG tggaaagaagaaaaaggactAAAAAGGGATGTCTACAGGGATGATGACCTCTTAGAGATTGTCGGTGACCTTTGCAACTTTATAATGGACCATGTTGTTTATTACAAAGGTGATTACCATAACCCACAGTCCGACTTAGGTAGCAATCCTCTTTACCAGCACCTCCGTCAGTGGGATAGGCTATGTCTAGGTCGTTGA
- the LOC110433568 gene encoding PHD finger protein ALFIN-LIKE 6 isoform X2, whose product MDGGGSGPAPNAARTADEVFRDYKARRAGMIKALTTDVERFFKLCDPEKENLCLYGYPNETWEVTLPAEEVPPEIPEPALGINFARDGMNEKDWLALVAVHSDSWLLSVAFYFGARFGFDREARRRLFSMINNMPTIFEVVTGAVKKQAKEKTPNSSSKSNKPSSKVSRAESRSKAKVPKDEEESGDDDGDEEAEEHDNTLCGTCGTNDGKDQFWICCDNCEKWYHGKCVKITPARAEHIKQYKCPDCTNKRARA is encoded by the exons ATGGACGGCGGGGGCTCCGGGCCGGCGCCCAACGCCGCGCGCACCGCGGACGAGGTCTTCCGCGACTACAAAGCCCGCCGCGCCGGCATGATCAAGGCGCTCACCACCG ATGTGGAGAGGTTCTTCAAGCTCTGTGACCCCG AAAAGGAGAACTTGTGCCTTTATGGCTATCCCAATGAGACGTGGGAGGTGACCTTGCCAGCTGAGGAAGTGCCCCCAGAGATCCCTGAACCAGCATTAGGAATCAACTTTGCTAGGGATGGCATGAATGAGAAGGACTGGCTGGCGCTAGTTGCAGTCCACAGCGATTCCTGGTTACTCTCTGTTGCATTCTactttggtgcacggtttggatTTGACAGAGAAGCTAG GAGGCGACTCTTTAGCATGATAAACAACATGCCCACAATATTTGAGGTAGTGACAGGAGCAGTCAAGAAGCAGGCAAAGGAGAAGACACCTAACAGTAGCAGCAAGAGCAACAAGCCTAGTTCAAAAGTG TCAAGAGCAGAGTCTCGTTCAAAGGCTAAGGTTCCCAAAGATGAAGAAGAGAGCGGCGATGACGATGGGGATGAGGAGGCGGAGGAGCACGACAACACCCTGTGTGGAACCTGCGGAACCAATGATGGCAAGGACCAGTTCTGGATCTGCTGCGATAACTGCGAGAAGTGGTACCATGGGAAGTGCGTCAAGATCACACCTGCCCGAGCTGAGCACATCAAGCAGTACAAGTGCCCAGACTGCACCAACAAGAGGGCCAGGGCATGA
- the LOC110433568 gene encoding PHD finger protein ALFIN-LIKE 6 isoform X1, producing MDGGGSGPAPNAARTADEVFRDYKARRAGMIKALTTDVERFFKLCDPEKENLCLYGYPNETWEVTLPAEEVPPEIPEPALGINFARDGMNEKDWLALVAVHSDSWLLSVAFYFGARFGFDREARRRLFSMINNMPTIFEVVTGAVKKQAKEKTPNSSSKSNKPSSKVQSRAESRSKAKVPKDEEESGDDDGDEEAEEHDNTLCGTCGTNDGKDQFWICCDNCEKWYHGKCVKITPARAEHIKQYKCPDCTNKRARA from the exons ATGGACGGCGGGGGCTCCGGGCCGGCGCCCAACGCCGCGCGCACCGCGGACGAGGTCTTCCGCGACTACAAAGCCCGCCGCGCCGGCATGATCAAGGCGCTCACCACCG ATGTGGAGAGGTTCTTCAAGCTCTGTGACCCCG AAAAGGAGAACTTGTGCCTTTATGGCTATCCCAATGAGACGTGGGAGGTGACCTTGCCAGCTGAGGAAGTGCCCCCAGAGATCCCTGAACCAGCATTAGGAATCAACTTTGCTAGGGATGGCATGAATGAGAAGGACTGGCTGGCGCTAGTTGCAGTCCACAGCGATTCCTGGTTACTCTCTGTTGCATTCTactttggtgcacggtttggatTTGACAGAGAAGCTAG GAGGCGACTCTTTAGCATGATAAACAACATGCCCACAATATTTGAGGTAGTGACAGGAGCAGTCAAGAAGCAGGCAAAGGAGAAGACACCTAACAGTAGCAGCAAGAGCAACAAGCCTAGTTCAAAAGTG CAGTCAAGAGCAGAGTCTCGTTCAAAGGCTAAGGTTCCCAAAGATGAAGAAGAGAGCGGCGATGACGATGGGGATGAGGAGGCGGAGGAGCACGACAACACCCTGTGTGGAACCTGCGGAACCAATGATGGCAAGGACCAGTTCTGGATCTGCTGCGATAACTGCGAGAAGTGGTACCATGGGAAGTGCGTCAAGATCACACCTGCCCGAGCTGAGCACATCAAGCAGTACAAGTGCCCAGACTGCACCAACAAGAGGGCCAGGGCATGA
- the LOC8063155 gene encoding uncharacterized protein LOC8063155 produces the protein MARALLLLRVARYPPLPTSPALLQPRLLPQPLLRRHAPSQSQSQFRFLSSLSPSSVSTSSDAPSDGGGGRDGEEDGAKSGGGGHVDYLGMSDEELMEQCDMGTFKASGPGGQHRNKRESAVRLKHLPTGIIAQAVEDRSQHKNRASALSRLRTLIALKVRRPINLDDYTPPVELLQILPLKSTVRGKDVGPQIGPNNSKFSPGMQALLDLLFAVEGSISDAAKILGLSTGALSRLILSDDSLRTAANELRASKGLKPLR, from the exons ATGGCTCGAGCGCTGCTCCTGCTACGAGTAGCCCGCTACCCTCCTCTCCCGACCTCACCCGCGCTCCTCCAGCCGCGTCTCCTGCCTCAGCCGCTGCTCCGCCGCCACGCGCCCTCCCAGTCCCAGTCTCAGTTCCGCttcctctcctccctctccccctcgtCCGTGTCCACCAGCTCAGATGCTCCTAGCGACGGCGGGGGCGGCCGCGACGGAGAAGAGGATGGAGCgaagagcggcggcggcggccacgtcGACTACTTGGGGATGAGCGACGAGGAGCTCATGGAGCAGTGCGACATGGGCACGTTCAAGGCGTCCGGCCCCGGCGGCCAGCACCGCAACAAGCGCGAGTCCGCCGTTCGTCTGAAACACCTCCCCACCGGCATCATCGCCCAG GCTGTGGAGGATCGGTCACAACATAAGAATCGAGCGTCTGCTTTATCTCGGCTTCGAACCCTGATTGCTCTTAAAG TTAGGAGGCCAATAAACCTGGATGACTACACTCCacctgttgagcttcttcagatATTACCCCTGAAGTCCACCGTTCGAGGGAAAGATGTTGGCccccaaattggtccaaataACTCAAAATTTTCTCCA GGAATGCAAGCTTTATTAGATCTGCTGTTTGCTGTTGAAGGTTCCATATCAGATGCAGCAAAGATTTTAGG CCTAAGCACTGGTGCTTTGTCAAGACTGATTCTGTCAGATGATTCTCTCCGAACGGCCGCGAATGAACTGCGAGCTTCGAAG GGACTGAAGCCTCTGAGGTGA
- the LOC8062448 gene encoding uncharacterized protein LOC8062448, with product MGIMDGYPRKPNTQHHQSLMDGTPAGATSSTTHAPPAPHHATAKKRQHSGRTKTLLLFVVTNSISILLSVAFSHVTGGIGSGGSGDDGDSALDFAFSVLSSSQSLAVDLHNRIEATDAIIKRLISNSGKMKRDAPPPKLTPDEELTVALGPHTLPFGYTRNLDSDKLYPAVGAACHRHRDELKKYMRYNVSGDCPSDAAFAERLMLKGCEPLPRRRCRARGPAGFPDPTPFPESLWLIPPDKSVSWAPYACKNYSCLVDRARRPPGSHDPDLDCKACFDLAGKEQRRWVGQGGDLDYDIDTVLASKPRGTIRIGLDIGGGTGTFAARMAERGVTVVTTTLDLGAPFSSFVASRGLVPLHLGAVAGRLPFFDGTLDIVHSMHVLGNWVPGAVLEAELYDIYRVLRPGGIFWLDHFFCTGKELTEVYVPIIEGVGFRKLRWNTGRKLDKGPNADEWYISALLERPMT from the coding sequence ATGGGCATCATGGATGGCTATCCAAGAAAACCAAACACCCAACACCACCAGTCTCTGATGGACGGCACCCCCGCCGGCGCAACCAGCAGCACCACCCACGCACCGCCGGCGCCTCACCATGCCACCGCGAAGAAGAGGCAGCACTCCGGACGCACCAAGACCCTCCTCCTCTTCGTCGTCACCAACTCCATCTCTATCCTCCTGTCCGTCGCCTTCTCGCACGTCACCGGCGGCATTGggagcggcggcagcggcgacgACGGCGACTCCGCGCTCGACTTCGCGTTCAGCGTCCTCTCCTCCAGCCAGAGCCTCGCCGTCGACCTCCACAACCGCATCGAGGCCACCGACGCGATCATCAAGAGGCTCATCTCCAACTCCGGCAAGATGAAGCGGgacgcgccgccgccgaagcTGACGCCGGACGAGGAGCTCACGGTGGCGCTCGGCCCACACACGCTCCCGTTCGGGTACACCCGGAACCTCGACTCCGACAAGCTGTACCCGGCGGTCGGCGCCGCGTGCCACCGCCACCGCGACGAGCTCAAGAAGTACATGCGGTACAACGTGAGCGGCGACTGCCCGTCCGACGCGGCGTTCGCGGAGCGGCTGATGCTGAAGGGGTGCGAGCCGCTGCCGAGGCGCCGGTGCCGCGCGCGCGGGCCCGCCGGGTTCCCGGACCCGACGCCGTTCCCGGAGAGCCTGTGGTTGATCCCGCCGGACAAATCCGTCTCGTGGGCGCCCTACGCGTGCAAGAACTACTCGTGCCTCGTGGACCGCGCCCGCCGCCCGCCGGGGAGCCACGACCCCGACCTCGACTGCAAGGCGTGCTTCGACCTCGCCGGCAAGGAGCAGCGGCGGTGGGTCGGGCAGGGCGGGGATCTCGACTACGACATCGACACCGTGCTGGCGTCCAAGCCGCGGGGCACGATCCGGATCGGCCTGGACATCGGCGGCGGCACGGGCACGTTCGCGGCGCGCATGGCCGAGCGCGGGGTCACCGTGGTCACCACGACCCTGGACCTCGGCGCGCCGTTCAGCTCATTCGTGGCGTCCCGCGGGCTCGTCCCGCTCCACCTCGGCGCCGTCGCCGGGCGTCTCCCGTTCTTCGACGGCACCCTAGACATCGTGCACTCGATGCACGTGCTCGGCAACTGGGTCCCCGGCGCGGTGCTGGAGGCCGAGCTGTACGACATCTACCGCGTGCTCCGGCCGGGCGGGATATTCTGGCTGGACCACTTCTTCTGCACCGGGAAGGAGCTGACCGAGGTGTACGTGCCCATCATCGAGGGTGTGGGATTCCGGAAGCTCCGGTGGAACACCGGCAGGAAGCTGGACAAGGGGCCCAACGCCGACGAGTGGTACATCTCGGCTCTGCTGGAGAGGCCCATGACGTGA